A region from the Drosophila takahashii strain IR98-3 E-12201 chromosome 2L, DtakHiC1v2, whole genome shotgun sequence genome encodes:
- the esg gene encoding protein escargot gives MHSVEDMLVEKNYSKCPLKKRPVNYQFEAPQTNTPNEPQDLCVKKMEILEDNPSEELINVSDCCEDEGVDVDHTDDEHIDEEEDEDVDVDVDSDPNQNQAAALAAAAAVAAAAAASVVVPTPTYPKYPWNFHMSPYTAEFYRTINQPAGHQISPLRGDLIAPSSPSDSLGSLSPPPHHYLHGRASSVSPPMRSEIIHRPIGVRQHRFLPYPQMAGYPNLGGYPHHHHAPISPAYSENSYYSMRSMTPESSCSSSLPEDLSLKHKNLNLSQKSQQLGELPPVKTGESSPALLPSPSKKDKSQPPRYQCPDCQKSYSTFSGLTKHQQFHCPAAEGNQVKKSFSCKDCDKTYVSLGALKMHIRTHTLPCKCNLCGKAFSRPWLLQGHIRTHTGEKPFSCQHCHRAFADRSNLRAHLQTHSDIKKYSCTSCSKTFSRMSLLTKHSEGGCPGGNAGGSPNSSSSELNYAGYAEQ, from the coding sequence atgCATTCCGTGGAAGACATGTTGGTGGAGAAAAACTACAGTAAGTGCCCGCTGAAAAAGCGCCCGGTTAACTACCAATTCGAGGCGCCACAAACTAATACACCGAACGAGCCGCAGGATCTGTGCGTGAAGAAAATGGAGATTCTGGAGGACAATCCCTCCGAGGAGCTGATCAACGTGAGCGATTGCTGCGAGGACGAGGGCGTGGATGTGGATCACACGGACGACGAGCAcatcgacgaggaggaggacgaggatgtGGACGTGGATGTGGACTCGGATCCCAATCAAAATCAGGCTGCAGCTttggctgctgccgccgccgtggccgccgctgctgccgcctcCGTCGTCGTGCCCACGCCTACATACCCCAAATATCCCTGGAACTTCCACATGTCCCCCTATACCGCCGAATTCTATAGGACCATCAATCAGCCGGCTGGCCATCAGATTTCCCCACTGCGTGGCGATTTGATTGCACCCAGTTCTCCCAGTGACTCGCTGGGCTCCCTGTCGCCGCCACCACATCACTATCTTCATGGACGCGCCAGCTCCGTTTCGCCGCCCATGAGATCGGAAATAATCCACCGACCCATTGGCGTGAGGCAGCATCGCTTTCTGCCCTATCCCCAGATGGCCGGCTACCCGAATCTCGGTGGCTATCCCCATCATCACCATGCGCCAATCTCACCGGCCTATTCGGAGAACTCCTACTACTCCATGCGCTCGATGACTCCCGAGTCCAGCTGCAGTTCCTCGCTGCCCGAGGATCTCTCGCTGAAGCACAAGAACCTGAACCTGAGCCAGAAGAGCCAGCAGCTTGGGGAACTCCCTCCCGTTAAGACAGGGGAATCCTCTCCTGCTTTGCTGCCCAGTCCGAGCAAGAAGGACAAGAGCCAGCCGCCGCGCTACCAGTGCCCCGATTGCCAGAAGTCCTACTCCACCTTCTCCGGACTGACCAAACACCAGCAGTTCCATTGCCCCGCCGCCGAGGGCAACCAGGTGAAGAAGTCCTTCAGCTGCAAGGACTGCGACAAGACCTACGTTTCCCTGGGCGCCCTCAAGATGCACATTCGCACCCACACGCTGCCCTGCAAGTGCAATCTGTGCGGCAAGGCCTTCTCGAGACCCTGGCTCCTCCAGGGACACATTCGCACTCATACGGGAGAGAAGCCCTTCAGCTGCCAGCATTGCCACAGGGCCTTTGCCGATCGCTCGAATCTGCGAGCCCATCTGCAGACCCACTCGGACATCAAGAAGTACTCCTGCACCAGTTGTTCGAAGACCTTTTCCAGGATGTCCCTGCTAACCAAACATTCGGAGGGCGGATGTCCTGGCGGCAATGCGGGAGGATcccccaacagcagcagcagcgaactCAACTATGCCGGCTACGCCGAGCAATAG
- the nht gene encoding transcription initiation factor TFIID subunit 4, whose product MSLIPIEVPMQPYAGKLLVIKNLILPEVTPQDLTKSSNLAKKKPRASFFERSSLMKKLLKNLTQANMADDIYMVDHEALLDAFLAALETYMKLVVQKTIALCEHRSGYHLYNDVRCVMKNDMRTTMMFLNDLEMADYGSSDDDAGFYRKHRTESADKEKKGVRLESVNDTAMLAIGGRKRPAEAAPPEATPSGSAAVGPPAQRPFGLRFKHLSIRDVLQFMEEDRRYSRSNMLFEAYLKYKY is encoded by the coding sequence atgtcGCTTATTCCCATTGAGGTGCCCATGCAGCCATATGCTGGTAAACTCCTGGTCATCAAAAATCTCATTCTGCCGGAGGTGACGCCCCAGGATTTGACCAAGTCCAGCAACTTGGCCAAGAAGAAGCCGCGTGCCTCCTTCTTCGAGCGCAGTAGCCTAATGAAGAAGCTACTCAAAAACTTGACCCAGGCCAACATGGCGGATGATATCTACATGGTGGACCACGAGGCACTCTTGGATGCTTTCTTGGCCGCCCTGGAGACCTATATGAAATTGGTGGTCCAGAAGACCATCGCTTTGTGCGAACATCGATCGGGCTATCATCTGTACAACGACGTAAGGTGTGTGATGAAGAACGACATGAGGACCACGATGATGTTCCTCAACGATCTGGAGATGGCCGACTATGGATCCTCGGACGACGATGCCGGGTTCTATCGCAAACACCGAACGGAGAGTGCCGATAAGGAGAAAAAGGGAGTGCGCTTGGAGTCGGTTAATGACACCGCTATGTTGGCCATCGGTGGAAGGAAGCGTCCGGCGGAAGCTGCCCCACCGGAAGCTACTCCCAGCGGTTCAGCGGCTGTTGGTCCTCCGGCTCAGCGACCATTTGGTCTGCGATTCAAACATCTGAGCATCAGGGATGTGCTGCAGTTCATGGAGGAGGACAGGCGCTACTCACGCTCCAATATGCTCTTCGAAGCCTACCTGAAGTACAAGTACTGA